The following DNA comes from Bacteroidales bacterium.
TATAAATAGCTATAAATAACATTTTTGTAAAATTTTTCCAATAAAATAAAAAGTGCTTTTAACAAAAAAGGTCGGTAAAAAAACCGACCTTCTTTTCATTGATAGGATTATGATTAATCAGTTACTTTACCACGTTTGGTAGAATAATTGATTTTATAAGCACCGACTTTACGCAATTCTTGTTTTATGTCAGTAACAATACCCATTTTTACTTTTCTATCTACTTTTAAGGATGTTGTTAAAAACTTACGGTCATTTTCGTTTCTAACAGCTCTTTCATTTTCAATAAATTGAGCTATATCCGAAGTTAGGGCAAATTGGTCATTGAGTTGCATACGTGGCTCAGAGCCATATGTTTTTTGATTAATAGGAACACCTACATATATGTAAGAAACCAAGTTTTTGCGTTCAAGTTTTTGTACTTCAGTAGCATTAGGAGGGGAAATTCGCACAAATAGAGTAGCTTGGCGAATTGTAGTAATTACCATAAAAAAGAATAAGAACATAAATACAATGTCAGACATTGAGCTAGTATTAAATTCTGGATTTTCGTTTTTTTCTTTTTTTCTAAATTTACCCATTATTTTGTTCCTCCTATGTCTTTTGGTTCTGCTTCAGAGATAGCAACAGGAATAGCTTTTGCGACGGCATCGGCATAATCTTCATTTAAATCGCTAAATTT
Coding sequences within:
- a CDS encoding biopolymer transporter ExbD, producing the protein MGKFRKKEKNENPEFNTSSMSDIVFMFLFFFMVITTIRQATLFVRISPPNATEVQKLERKNLVSYIYVGVPINQKTYGSEPRMQLNDQFALTSDIAQFIENERAVRNENDRKFLTTSLKVDRKVKMGIVTDIKQELRKVGAYKINYSTKRGKVTD